DNA from Prunus persica cultivar Lovell chromosome G6, Prunus_persica_NCBIv2, whole genome shotgun sequence:
CACCAGTATGCCCCACCATGTCACTATTTGGTAGGTTAACACGTAcctaaagaaaaaacaaaacacattgTTTAAATCTGAaacatgtttcttttttcttttttttaataaagataACAAAAATCTAATATAGATTCTTAGATATCACATGATCGGTCTGTTTATTACCTGCTCAAATTTCTTACTAAGAATAGCATCCCTCGCCTTTTCGGCAATCTCCACTGCCTTCATTTTTGGCTGGACGTTGAATGTGATTCCACTATCACTTGGAATTTCCACATACTCCTCCATTTGAGGGTTAAAATACCCAGAACGATTCCCATTCCAGAAGAAAGTGACATGTCCAAATTTAACAGTCTCGCTGCACATTCAAAGATttggaaggaaagaaaagggtCATAAGAGTAGGAAGCCTAAAATTCaaacatgaaaagaaaattctgaTATGAGCATGTTGGTCAAAATCAATTATTCTCCCAACCCCAGATTTGGCATAGCGtcaaaaacaattttggaaaagACAAATCGACAAACGCAAAGAAACCTAGCACTTGACAGCAACACATATAATTAACTGGGTAACAAATGCTACAGATAATTAACTTCATAACAAAAACTCACCTGCAGGCAAAAGTACGGACACCATTGTACGTTAGATATTCACCAGATGTTCTGTCTATCTCTGGAGGTTCTACAAGGTATTTGCTTGGAAGCTTCAGCTCACCATCATACTGCAGCATCCCAGCATAACGGATTTTAGGGAATCGAACTCTATCAAATTTGTCAAAATCAGCATACTCGAGCGCCTTGGCAATCATAACCATACGGTCTGCGCGGAAGTTGAATGTAACAACAGCATCACCATCCACTATTGGGCCCACAGGCTTTCCGTTCTCATCAACAATAACGAAAGGAGGTAGATACTGGTCACTAGTGTTTGGTTCCTGTCTCAACGTCTTGATAGCTTCAACAGCATTCTTAAATTTGTGGGGAGCTTCACCTAGAACCTGGGCATCCCATCCTCGTTTTACAACTCCCCAATCATTCTACAAAATACCAATCATCCATATAAATTAACAATTTGATAATGAATGGAAGAATTCAGGGGTCAAGTAAACAGAGATGATCCACAGTTAACTGAGGACAACCTTAAACTAAATATAGGGAAATACAAAGTATGTATGAACATTTTACTGAAGAAACCCTGATAATTCTGGAAACACATATAAAACAAGCAAATGAAAACATTAACAAACCCCCTTCTTACAGACATAAGAGAGGGGCAGAATTCCATAAGCATTGGGATGCAGATCATGAAATTCACAACATTTCAATTATTCACATCCCAAGTTCCAACTTATGAATAAGGTCTTATCTATGCCTATAAAGCAACCATTTTGGTTAAAAGAAATGTCTTCTAAACATACGGTAATCCGTAAAAATACACACAATGCGCAAaacttcaaaaagaaattgtaaTCATCATGCATTTGGAAAGACCTTTAAGAGTTCACTCAAATCAATATACCTCATAACGATCCATGGTGACGTACATGCGACCACCACCAGACGCAATTTGTGCATCCACACCTTTCTCACGCAATTGTGCAAGGTAATTTTCAAGTGTTTCCGCAAATCCCACACTTGAGCCATCCAAAACATCACGGCCGTCAGTGAGAATATGAACACGGATCCTTTTAGCACCGCGCTCACTAGCTCCTTTAACCAACAACTACACCAAGAGAGAAAGACACGAACAGAATATAAgataaaagaagaggaaagctGAAAGTTGAAAACCCAAACCCAGACAAAGGCAAAAACAGCCCAGAGCCTAGAAAACTCACTAGCAGTTGATCTAGCCGAGAATGGACTCCACCATCACTCAATAAACCAATGAGATGCAATGTGTTAGTAGGAAAAGATTCCTTAATGTACTTGAAACCTTCTCCTTCATAAAGTTTCCCAGTCTCAAGGGCACTGTCAACAAGCTTTGCACTATATTCATTCAAAAAcgaatataattattttgtgacCACATAAACTCTAATCATTCGTATATCATAGTATAACATAACTACAAAGacaacaaacccaacaaaacacatataaaaaataacacaaagaatgtaaaagaaattgaagggCAAGTCTGAAACTTACCCCTGGGCAAAAATACGCCCGGCACCGAGAGCGTTGTGGCCGACTTCACTGTTGCCCATATCATCCTCTGTAGGAAGACCCACAGCAGTTCCATGAGCTCTCACTAGCCTCCATCTTTCAGGAGCACCCTGTCACAACATCAAACATACATACACACACTCAATATGAATCAAATCCTTCCATTCAACAACAAATATCTAAGATTTAACAAAACCATATAGcaatccaaattccaaaactcAGATCTGAAGAAACAGGAAATACCTTCTTAAATGAATCCATGACGGGGGTCTCAGCGACATGGATGCAGTTGTACTGATCGGGATTAGCTTCGCCCCAGCCATCCAAAACTATGAGCCCAATGGTCTTCCCCTTTGGAAGCTTTGGGTGATCCGCCAATTTCCAATTGAATCCTGAGGTCcccatttttctcttttcttctatctTTCACACAAAAACACAGAACCCAAATCAAAACCCAGTTGCCCACCAATTTTATAAACCAAACAAATCACACTCAGACAGTCACATACTGataatacaaacaaatccataaacaaacagaaaaaagacaaataaaaatccaaatgGTCGTGAAAATATCGAAGCCAAAAGCCATACCTCAAGAGTCACAAGACCAGAGTGGTGTGTGGAAGAGAATAGTTGAAGAAGGCAGAAACAACTATAATGCTCCAAAAGCCCGCTATATATAACCCAACTGCTTTCTTCCCACGGTTTTAGACTACGCAAGTCTGATGCCGtagatttatttttatttttatttccttcttaGGGTACCACTTGGCGTGGGGGCAAAGCCCAGGGGTTTTTCAATCCGGTGCTTTTCGGTCTACGATATTAAAGTAATATCGCACGATCCAAAAGTTACACGTGGCGTGTATGGATTGAAATCTGTCTATCTTGGACGAAGCAGAAACCACGTGACGTCAAAACCAGCGGCATGCTAATGCACGTGATATATGTAACTAAAAAAGTAACGCAAAGCGGCGACTGATGTCTACCTACCGTTTTGGGGGTTTCTGGTGGCGTCCGGAGAAAGTCGGTTCGAATAATTTGGTTGCCCCGAATGGAATATTCCAGAAGATACTCTTACAAATCAAATTTCTAATTTATTAGTTAAACTTTGTCAAATTATTTGACTCCTTAAATCAATTTAACTACCGACGTAActacataattaaaaatatatattttttaaatgcatcaattgaattttgaacatgatttctcttctatttttatacaaatgatattttattttaatctaatctaaactacGGGAAGAGGAAATCGAACTCGAATATAGAGCGGGAAGTACATTAGCTCTAGCCAACTTGACTAATCTCATGTATATGAACATAATTTCTCTAGATACAGGTGTGTGCCtcgatttttttatataaatattgacTGTTGCCTTGCCTTGTTGATGCTCCTTTGCTTCACTTAATTCAAGATATTAAATGACTTGATGGATCACCTAAACTTCAAAATATACATGTCTGTTTATAATATTGAAGTCTTTTTGGggattttgaattacatttttttttagtaaatgaGTGAGTGAAGCAATGGAACATGCGTGCATATTGTTTAATGAGAAATTGTGTTAATTTTGATACGTGATGGCATGATAGGTTTATACTAGTAGCTGACTAAAACTCGAAAAGCTAATTTCTTGAATAATAGAAAGTCAGAAACTCcttcttttataaataaataaaaaataaaaataaaaagagtcaGAAAATTAATCATTTTGATTGCATATAAGTTAAAGAAATGACTCATATTGAGCATGCTTTGACCTTAAGGAGATGCATGCATCTATCTAATGATTTCATTTGAAAGAGCATAAATAATATCCTTAATAATTTACTCCTAattatagaaataaaaattttaaaaacaaacttACCAAATTTACTATGATGTCAAAAGCATACCGAAAGAAAGTATCTCGTttgacaaaccaaaaaaagaaaacgaaaataT
Protein-coding regions in this window:
- the LOC18772584 gene encoding 2,3-bisphosphoglycerate-independent phosphoglycerate mutase is translated as MGTSGFNWKLADHPKLPKGKTIGLIVLDGWGEANPDQYNCIHVAETPVMDSFKKGAPERWRLVRAHGTAVGLPTEDDMGNSEVGHNALGAGRIFAQGAKLVDSALETGKLYEGEGFKYIKESFPTNTLHLIGLLSDGGVHSRLDQLLLLVKGASERGAKRIRVHILTDGRDVLDGSSVGFAETLENYLAQLREKGVDAQIASGGGRMYVTMDRYENDWGVVKRGWDAQVLGEAPHKFKNAVEAIKTLRQEPNTSDQYLPPFVIVDENGKPVGPIVDGDAVVTFNFRADRMVMIAKALEYADFDKFDRVRFPKIRYAGMLQYDGELKLPSKYLVEPPEIDRTSGEYLTYNGVRTFACSETVKFGHVTFFWNGNRSGYFNPQMEEYVEIPSDSGITFNVQPKMKAVEIAEKARDAILSKKFEQVRVNLPNSDMVGHTGDIEATVVACKAADEAVKIIIDAIEQVGGIYVVTADHGNAEDMVKRNKKGQPLLDKNGNIQILTSHTLQPVPIAIGGPGLAPGVQFRKDVPNGGLANVAATVMNLHGFEAPADYETTLIEVVDN